One genomic window of Anaerolineae bacterium includes the following:
- a CDS encoding glycosyltransferase: protein GTRLKVLSAMAMGKAIVSTSLGCEGLGVVHGRELLLGDTPEEFAGHTIRLLRDAGLRQELGRRARQFVEAHYAWSALVPRLEQLYAG from the coding sequence GGTACCCGGCTGAAGGTCCTCAGCGCCATGGCTATGGGGAAGGCCATCGTCTCCACCTCGCTGGGCTGTGAGGGGTTGGGCGTCGTACATGGGCGGGAGCTTCTGCTGGGAGACACGCCGGAGGAGTTCGCCGGCCACACTATCCGGCTCCTGCGAGACGCCGGCCTGCGGCAGGAGCTGGGCCGGCGCGCCCGCCAGTTTGTGGAAGCGCACTATGCCTGGTCAGCCCTTGTGCCGCGCCTCGAACAGCTCTATGCCGGATGA
- a CDS encoding glycosyltransferase family 9 protein, with product MPDETLPRSSARERWRAGLLWLFRRLSAPILGRPRRPSSIQRALIIRPDHLGDVLFAAPALERWRETAAGRIETTLSVGPWAREATEHGPPVGDIEAFPYPGFTRAPKGPPWAPYVLLWREARRLRRRRYDLAVILRFDHWWAGLLCYLAGIPLRLGYDTMPLRHFLTHAVPYAGVQHEVQRNLMLVEQALTLAGLPISQPNDFPRLIFRLTEEEREAARHLLAGRRLDDGRPLVVLHPSAGAPVKEWPAERFAEVGDALARQFGAHILITGARSDISQAWKVAARMREEAVVTAGRTTLGQLAALLMESDLVIGADSGPLHLAVAVGTPTIHLFGPADPALFGPWSDRPAEHVVIRANCPCAPCNRLDFPREELPRHRCMETISTVEVLRAAEELLERRGYTAGARVLTR from the coding sequence ATGCCGGATGAAACCCTGCCCCGCTCATCAGCGCGGGAGCGCTGGCGCGCCGGCCTGCTGTGGCTCTTCCGCCGGCTCTCTGCCCCCATCCTGGGGAGACCGCGCCGGCCCTCTTCCATCCAGCGCGCCCTCATCATCCGCCCGGACCATTTGGGGGATGTGTTGTTCGCCGCGCCGGCGCTGGAGCGGTGGCGGGAGACGGCTGCCGGCCGCATCGAAACGACCCTGTCCGTGGGGCCGTGGGCCAGGGAAGCCACCGAGCACGGGCCGCCGGTGGGAGACATCGAGGCTTTCCCCTATCCCGGCTTTACCCGCGCCCCCAAGGGCCCACCCTGGGCGCCGTACGTCCTGCTGTGGCGCGAGGCTCGGCGCCTGCGGCGCCGGCGCTATGACCTGGCGGTCATCCTGCGCTTCGACCACTGGTGGGCCGGCCTGTTATGCTACCTGGCCGGCATCCCTCTGCGCCTGGGCTATGACACCATGCCCTTGCGCCATTTCCTGACCCACGCTGTCCCCTACGCCGGCGTCCAGCACGAGGTCCAGCGCAACCTAATGCTCGTCGAACAGGCGCTGACGCTGGCCGGCCTTCCCATCAGCCAGCCGAACGATTTCCCCCGGCTCATTTTCCGCCTGACAGAGGAGGAGCGGGAGGCCGCACGGCATCTGCTGGCCGGCCGCCGGCTGGATGACGGCCGACCGCTGGTCGTCCTGCACCCCAGTGCCGGTGCCCCGGTCAAGGAATGGCCGGCGGAGCGCTTCGCCGAGGTCGGGGACGCGCTGGCAAGACAGTTCGGCGCCCACATCCTGATCACCGGAGCGCGGTCAGACATCAGCCAGGCCTGGAAGGTGGCGGCCCGGATGCGCGAGGAGGCAGTGGTGACCGCCGGCCGTACCACCCTGGGCCAGCTCGCCGCCCTGCTGATGGAGAGCGACCTGGTCATCGGCGCGGATAGCGGCCCGCTTCATCTGGCGGTGGCGGTGGGGACACCCACCATTCATTTGTTCGGGCCGGCGGATCCTGCCCTGTTCGGCCCCTGGAGCGATCGGCCGGCGGAGCATGTCGTTATCCGCGCCAACTGTCCCTGTGCACCCTGCAACCGCCTCGATTTCCCGCGGGAGGAGCTTCCCCGTCACCGATGTATGGAGACTATCTCCACCGTGGAAGTGCTCCGCGCCGCGGAAGAACTGCTGGAGCGCCGGGGATACACAGCAGGGGCACGGGTCCTTACGCGTTAG
- a CDS encoding phage holin family protein has product MRKLILRWIINAVALWAAAELVPGITYEGGWLVLAGVAIIFGLVNALLRPVLKLLTCPLIILTLGLFTLVINALMLWLASAVAGWLGLGFHVADFTAAFLGGVIVSVVSVLLSLLVFDEDRKHARR; this is encoded by the coding sequence ATGCGAAAGCTGATTTTGCGCTGGATCATCAACGCCGTGGCATTATGGGCGGCGGCGGAATTGGTGCCGGGCATCACCTACGAAGGGGGATGGCTGGTGTTGGCCGGCGTGGCGATCATCTTCGGGCTGGTGAATGCCCTCCTCCGTCCGGTGTTGAAGCTCCTGACCTGTCCCCTCATTATCCTGACCCTGGGACTGTTCACCCTGGTCATTAACGCGTTGATGCTGTGGCTGGCATCGGCGGTCGCCGGCTGGCTCGGCCTGGGTTTCCACGTGGCGGACTTCACCGCCGCCTTCCTCGGCGGGGTGATCGTCAGCGTGGTCAGCGTCCTGCTCAGCCTGCTGGTGTTTGATGAGGACCGCAAGCATGCTCGTCGCTAA
- a CDS encoding GNAT family N-acetyltransferase produces MATSRPTRQNGLRLLDPGRDLFQVADLIEEAFASEMGEPGFAAVRELRAMAAMGPLWWTLSRLSADFQDSFTGFVWEEDGRIVGNVTVSRTGSGSARWQISNVAVQRDFRGRGIGRRLMEAAIALARERGGEWVLLQVRHDNMPALHLYESLGFESLYSSVELYRVGPAESLPPTALPAGWVLRRLGAGDWRSRHALQMAAVNPLERWVRNIPPMAQPPSWVRRAGEIVSALLLGGGPRTEGAFAGGRLVALVEARPQGFDAWRLILLAAPDVRGQVEETLVVRSLEYIRPGKKTRVECEHPAGHQEGITALKACGFQERRTLITMRRRL; encoded by the coding sequence ATGGCAACCTCTCGCCCAACGCGTCAGAACGGCCTGCGCCTGCTGGACCCGGGCCGGGACCTCTTCCAGGTCGCGGACCTCATCGAGGAGGCCTTCGCCTCCGAGATGGGCGAACCGGGATTCGCGGCGGTGCGCGAACTGCGCGCCATGGCCGCCATGGGCCCGCTGTGGTGGACGCTCAGCCGGCTCAGCGCCGACTTCCAGGATTCCTTCACCGGCTTCGTGTGGGAGGAGGACGGCCGCATCGTCGGCAATGTGACGGTAAGCCGCACGGGGAGCGGCTCTGCCCGCTGGCAGATATCCAACGTGGCGGTACAGCGGGATTTTCGCGGACGCGGCATCGGCCGCCGGCTCATGGAAGCGGCCATCGCGTTGGCGCGCGAGCGGGGCGGGGAATGGGTGCTCCTCCAGGTGCGGCACGATAATATGCCGGCCCTGCACCTGTATGAGTCGCTGGGGTTCGAGAGCCTGTACTCCAGCGTGGAGCTGTACCGCGTGGGGCCGGCCGAGTCTCTGCCGCCGACGGCACTGCCCGCCGGCTGGGTCCTGCGGCGGCTGGGGGCCGGCGATTGGCGCTCCCGCCATGCGCTCCAGATGGCGGCGGTCAATCCCCTTGAGCGGTGGGTGCGCAATATCCCGCCGATGGCCCAGCCGCCTTCCTGGGTCCGGCGGGCCGGCGAGATCGTCTCCGCCCTTCTGCTGGGCGGCGGTCCGAGGACGGAAGGGGCATTCGCCGGCGGCCGGCTGGTGGCGCTGGTGGAAGCCCGCCCCCAGGGCTTCGACGCCTGGCGCCTGATCCTGCTGGCGGCGCCGGACGTGCGCGGCCAGGTCGAGGAGACCTTGGTGGTGCGCTCGCTGGAATATATCCGGCCGGGCAAAAAGACCCGCGTGGAATGCGAGCACCCCGCCGGCCACCAGGAAGGCATCACCGCGCTGAAGGCCTGCGGCTTTCAGGAGCGCCGCACCCTCATCACCATGCGGCGCAGGTTATAA
- a CDS encoding DUF2029 domain-containing protein gives MSQRRLDLWLLFLLLMARVRIDTLADMVLPTRHQDVARLPLVQRLFSPHAQELLKDWLTDPLSLVLISIAFAGFLLYLIADLAQERWGEARLYPVKLALIWLIIAATVIAGSAKLIALRQMNGPASYCHDGGVIQTEEAVKLFLAGRNPYVEDYLNTPLAEWGLDLRSALYHYPYLPWTFVFSAPFYLLARAVWGYFDARMVYLLLFVLTLVMSLRLARRPSHRLLLVMALGLNPIMGSDVIFGQNDIFVLFWMVLAWWLLPRGEPERRQEWRYLASSAAAGLALASKPTAWFMLPFHLLALWEVHWEGRRWSISPRWWRRALPMLAVCLALAGPYFVWSPVAFVDDIWRWASGSSATPYQIRGWGFANFVLALGFVESRLSYFPFWIPQLLTCAPLLVLLLWRQVKQAHGPAGIALHTAILLFVYAFFSRFFNENYVGFIAALLAIGLLAEDGAEPTHAAHEAVSGI, from the coding sequence ATGAGCCAGAGACGCCTGGACCTGTGGTTGCTCTTTCTCCTGCTGATGGCCAGGGTGCGCATTGACACCCTGGCGGATATGGTCCTGCCAACCCGCCATCAGGACGTGGCGCGCCTGCCGCTGGTGCAGAGGCTGTTCTCCCCCCACGCCCAGGAACTGCTCAAAGATTGGCTGACCGACCCCCTGTCGCTGGTGCTCATCAGCATCGCCTTCGCCGGCTTCCTCCTGTATCTCATCGCCGACCTGGCACAGGAACGCTGGGGAGAGGCCAGACTGTACCCGGTCAAGCTGGCGCTCATCTGGCTCATCATCGCGGCGACGGTGATCGCCGGCAGTGCCAAGCTCATCGCCCTGCGCCAGATGAACGGGCCGGCCTCCTACTGCCACGACGGCGGCGTCATCCAGACGGAAGAGGCCGTCAAGCTCTTCCTGGCCGGCCGCAACCCATACGTCGAGGATTACCTGAACACGCCGCTGGCGGAATGGGGATTGGACCTGCGCTCGGCGCTCTATCACTATCCCTATTTGCCCTGGACCTTCGTTTTCTCCGCGCCGTTTTACCTGTTGGCCCGGGCGGTGTGGGGATATTTCGACGCGCGCATGGTCTATCTCCTCCTGTTCGTGCTGACCTTGGTGATGAGCCTGCGGCTGGCGCGCCGGCCCTCGCACCGTCTCCTGCTCGTCATGGCGCTGGGGCTGAACCCCATCATGGGAAGCGATGTGATCTTCGGCCAGAACGATATCTTCGTGCTTTTTTGGATGGTGCTGGCATGGTGGCTCCTGCCGCGAGGGGAGCCGGAGCGCCGGCAGGAATGGCGCTATCTGGCCTCTTCAGCCGCCGCCGGCCTGGCGCTGGCCTCCAAACCCACCGCCTGGTTCATGCTCCCCTTCCACCTGCTGGCGCTGTGGGAGGTGCACTGGGAGGGCCGGCGCTGGAGCATCTCGCCGCGCTGGTGGCGCCGCGCCCTGCCCATGCTGGCGGTCTGCCTGGCGCTGGCCGGCCCGTACTTCGTCTGGTCACCGGTAGCCTTTGTGGACGACATCTGGAGATGGGCCAGCGGCTCCTCTGCCACACCCTATCAGATTCGCGGCTGGGGCTTCGCCAACTTCGTGCTGGCGCTGGGGTTCGTGGAAAGCCGGCTGAGCTACTTCCCCTTCTGGATACCGCAGTTGCTGACCTGCGCGCCCCTGCTGGTCCTCCTGCTGTGGCGGCAGGTCAAGCAGGCGCACGGCCCGGCCGGCATCGCCCTGCACACGGCCATCCTGCTGTTCGTCTACGCCTTTTTCTCCCGCTTTTTCAACGAGAACTATGTCGGCTTCATTGCCGCCCTGCTGGCCATCGGCCTGCTGGCCGAGGACGGGGCGGAGCCGACGCACGCCGCACATGAGGCAGTATCAGGGATATGA
- a CDS encoding polysaccharide deacetylase family protein, whose protein sequence is MRGERAVRAVRNIRRWLKGRLGCRPLSPAIPAVRGSVIAAGILLSAALLAGAGRQGRASFPLPYLLAPTATPTPTPTITASPTRTATATRTPTVTSTPTSTETATATPTPTATCTATPTATPTSTPTPQPTPDGVHRTARVPILMYHHIADPPAGAKAVERDLSVSPARFEEQLRHLRDAGYQSISTVDLVYHLTLGTSLPAKPVIITFDDGYRDIYTNAFPLLRAYGFTATVYVITDFVDRGLTPYLTWPQIEEMYAAGIEFGAHSRDHPDLRRRSYDFLVWQILGPKQTLEAHLPAPVRTFSYPSGGYDQHVIDVLRSAHYWCAVTAEQGATHSSDGLFTLSRIRVRRADTLETFRKKLELDW, encoded by the coding sequence ATGAGGGGAGAGCGCGCGGTTCGGGCAGTGCGAAATATTAGACGATGGCTAAAGGGCCGGCTGGGATGCCGACCGCTTTCGCCGGCTATCCCGGCGGTGCGCGGCAGTGTCATCGCGGCCGGCATCCTGCTGAGCGCGGCTCTGCTGGCCGGCGCCGGCCGGCAGGGGCGGGCCAGCTTCCCCCTGCCGTACCTTCTGGCCCCCACCGCCACCCCCACGCCAACGCCGACCATCACCGCCAGCCCCACCCGCACAGCCACCGCGACCAGAACGCCGACGGTGACCTCCACGCCGACCAGCACGGAGACAGCCACCGCCACGCCGACGCCCACAGCGACCTGCACGGCCACACCGACGGCAACTCCCACCAGCACCCCGACGCCCCAGCCCACGCCGGACGGCGTGCATCGCACGGCGCGCGTGCCGATACTGATGTACCATCACATCGCGGACCCGCCGGCCGGCGCCAAAGCGGTCGAGCGCGATCTCTCGGTCTCGCCGGCGCGCTTCGAGGAGCAGTTGCGCCACCTGCGCGACGCCGGCTATCAATCCATCTCCACCGTGGACCTGGTGTACCATCTGACGTTGGGGACGTCCCTGCCGGCGAAACCGGTCATCATCACCTTTGACGACGGCTATCGCGATATCTATACCAATGCGTTCCCCCTCCTGCGGGCCTACGGCTTCACGGCGACGGTGTACGTCATTACCGATTTTGTCGATCGCGGCCTGACGCCGTATCTGACCTGGCCGCAGATCGAGGAAATGTATGCCGCCGGCATAGAGTTCGGCGCGCACAGCCGCGATCACCCCGATCTGCGCCGCAGGTCCTACGACTTCCTGGTGTGGCAGATCCTGGGGCCGAAGCAGACGCTGGAGGCCCATCTGCCGGCGCCGGTGCGCACCTTCTCCTATCCTTCCGGCGGCTATGACCAGCATGTCATAGACGTCCTGCGCTCCGCCCACTATTGGTGCGCGGTGACGGCGGAACAGGGTGCCACCCACTCCAGCGACGGCCTCTTCACCCTGTCGCGCATCCGGGTGCGGCGCGCCGATACCCTGGAGACATTCCGCAAGAAGCTGGAGCTGGACTGGTAA
- a CDS encoding NFACT family protein, translating to MSVDALALSALTEEIRGCLLGGRVQDVLAVDELSVGLEVYAGGRRHYLLLSAHPQWARIHISSVQLRRGLEAPPPLILLLRKRLRGGRLMEVTQPAFERIVHLRFRHPQEGESLLVLECMGRHSNILLLDTSGTILECIKRIGPEVNRYRQLLPRLPYVPPPAQAKLPPDQLTAQDAASILQGRAGSTPAWKALVESIQGVSPLLARELCFRAWGRADILCGEVAEPAAFLASFSALLAPLASGDWRPSLGYDSAAEDAPASCFAPYPLTHCARWEPAPSISLALERWLEDAQQQARDPYRAARQRLWKMLEDSAGRLERRRCQLLEQMVPPEEIEALRQAGEYILAFGWQMRPAQDTLEVELGEGEVRRIALDPVLSPAENAERYFERYRKAKRAAEAVPALLEEVEGELAFLEQLRLDVELAASRAELDALEQELVQWGYVPAPAKKPRAKPAPAAPLTMEGPDGFQILVGRNSRQNDYLTFTLARGDDLWFHARGVPGAHVVLRTAGRTPTPAAIQRAAELAAYYSRARQDTQVLVDYTLCRHVRRRAGGRPGQVYYRNETTIAVAPRP from the coding sequence ATGTCCGTGGATGCGCTGGCGCTGAGCGCACTGACCGAGGAGATACGCGGCTGTCTGCTGGGCGGACGGGTCCAGGATGTGCTGGCCGTGGACGAGCTCAGCGTGGGGCTGGAGGTATACGCCGGCGGCCGCCGGCACTATCTTCTGCTCAGCGCCCACCCACAGTGGGCGCGCATCCATATCTCCAGCGTCCAGCTCCGGCGGGGCCTGGAAGCGCCGCCGCCCTTAATACTGCTCCTGCGCAAGCGTCTGCGGGGCGGCCGGCTGATGGAGGTGACACAGCCGGCTTTCGAGCGCATCGTGCATCTGCGCTTTCGCCATCCCCAGGAGGGCGAGAGCCTGCTGGTGCTGGAGTGCATGGGCCGGCACAGTAATATCCTCCTGCTGGATACGTCCGGGACCATTCTGGAATGCATCAAACGCATTGGCCCGGAGGTGAACCGCTACCGTCAGCTCCTGCCCCGCCTGCCGTATGTCCCCCCGCCGGCGCAGGCCAAACTGCCCCCCGACCAGCTCACCGCGCAGGACGCGGCGTCCATCCTGCAGGGGCGGGCCGGCAGTACGCCGGCGTGGAAAGCGCTGGTGGAATCCATCCAGGGCGTCAGCCCCCTGCTGGCGCGGGAGCTGTGCTTTCGCGCCTGGGGCAGGGCCGACATCCTCTGTGGGGAAGTGGCGGAGCCGGCCGCGTTCCTCGCATCCTTCTCTGCACTGCTGGCACCCCTTGCCAGCGGGGACTGGCGGCCGTCGCTGGGCTATGATTCCGCGGCAGAGGACGCGCCGGCAAGCTGTTTCGCGCCCTACCCCTTGACCCACTGCGCTCGCTGGGAGCCGGCCCCGTCCATCAGCCTGGCGCTGGAGCGCTGGCTGGAGGACGCCCAACAACAGGCGCGCGATCCGTACCGCGCGGCGCGCCAGCGGCTGTGGAAGATGCTGGAGGATAGCGCAGGCCGGCTGGAGCGCCGGCGGTGCCAGCTCCTCGAGCAGATGGTGCCGCCGGAGGAGATCGAGGCACTGCGCCAGGCCGGCGAATATATCCTGGCCTTCGGCTGGCAAATGCGCCCCGCGCAGGATACCCTGGAGGTGGAGCTGGGGGAGGGTGAGGTGCGCCGCATCGCGCTGGACCCGGTGCTTTCGCCGGCGGAGAACGCCGAGCGCTATTTCGAGCGCTACCGCAAGGCCAAGCGTGCGGCAGAAGCCGTGCCGGCGCTTCTCGAGGAAGTGGAAGGGGAGCTGGCTTTCCTGGAGCAGTTACGCCTGGATGTGGAGCTGGCCGCCAGCCGCGCGGAGCTGGATGCATTAGAGCAAGAGCTGGTGCAGTGGGGGTATGTACCTGCGCCGGCCAAGAAGCCGCGTGCCAAACCTGCGCCGGCGGCGCCTCTCACCATGGAAGGCCCGGATGGGTTCCAAATACTGGTGGGGCGCAACAGCCGGCAGAACGATTACCTGACCTTCACGCTGGCGCGCGGGGATGACCTGTGGTTTCACGCGCGGGGTGTGCCCGGCGCGCACGTGGTACTGCGCACCGCCGGCCGGACGCCCACGCCGGCCGCCATCCAGCGCGCCGCGGAGCTGGCGGCGTATTATTCCCGCGCGCGGCAGGACACCCAGGTGCTGGTGGACTACACCTTATGCCGGCACGTGCGCCGGCGCGCCGGCGGTCGGCCGGGCCAGGTCTACTACCGCAATGAGACGACGATCGCGGTGGCACCGCGGCCCTAG
- a CDS encoding class I SAM-dependent methyltransferase, protein MPTTPPIVLEEDKHWWFATRTRALYSVLDPVLPPYREGRRVLDVGCGAGNMFHHLARYGEVEGIDNNPKPLAVARARGYQVVEGRGESMPFEDNRFDLVAALDVVEHVPDDLAMLRECRRVCKPGGYFVTTVPAFQWLWSHNDEINQHQRRYSKRQLGERLEQAGFAVRRMTFAYFSVFPMAAALILLRRMMNQKPALAAPTTDQDAYQVEMEPVSPWLNALLNGIGGVEAWFLRGVNLPFGTTIIALAQKPAG, encoded by the coding sequence ATGCCGACAACGCCGCCCATCGTATTGGAAGAGGACAAGCACTGGTGGTTTGCCACCCGCACCCGGGCGCTGTACAGCGTGCTGGACCCGGTGCTCCCGCCGTACCGGGAGGGCCGGCGCGTGCTGGATGTGGGGTGTGGGGCCGGCAATATGTTCCACCACCTGGCCCGCTACGGCGAGGTGGAGGGCATTGACAACAACCCGAAGCCGTTGGCGGTGGCCCGTGCGCGCGGCTATCAGGTGGTGGAGGGACGCGGCGAATCCATGCCCTTTGAGGACAACCGCTTTGACCTGGTCGCCGCGCTGGATGTGGTCGAACATGTCCCGGATGACCTGGCCATGCTCCGGGAGTGCCGGCGGGTCTGCAAGCCGGGCGGATATTTCGTCACGACGGTGCCGGCCTTTCAATGGCTGTGGAGCCATAACGATGAGATTAACCAGCACCAGCGGCGTTATTCCAAGCGCCAGCTCGGCGAGCGCCTGGAGCAGGCCGGCTTCGCCGTACGCCGCATGACCTTCGCCTATTTCAGCGTGTTCCCGATGGCCGCGGCGCTGATCCTGCTGCGTCGGATGATGAACCAGAAGCCGGCGCTGGCCGCGCCCACCACGGATCAGGACGCCTATCAGGTCGAGATGGAGCCGGTTTCGCCCTGGCTGAATGCCCTCCTGAACGGCATCGGGGGGGTCGAGGCCTGGTTCCTGCGAGGGGTGAACCTGCCTTTTGGCACCACCATCATCGCCCTGGCGCAGAAACCCGCCGGCTGA